A portion of the Lolium rigidum isolate FL_2022 chromosome 1, APGP_CSIRO_Lrig_0.1, whole genome shotgun sequence genome contains these proteins:
- the LOC124684782 gene encoding uncharacterized protein LOC124684782 produces the protein MASSSSSLRIPVMCTVLLLLLSAVRCCEADADLVQVKTVGVGRRMLIDGGNGAVVFSRPVDSDHLSAGRAAMPYSESKRTSPGGPDPQHH, from the coding sequence ATGGCGTCCAGCTCGAGCTCGTTGAGGATACCGGTAATGTGCACCGTGCTCCTGTTGCTGCTGTCCGCCGTCCGGTGCTGCGAGGCCGACGCCGACCTCGTGCAGGTGAAGACCGTCGGCGTCGGTCGAAGAATGCTGATCGACGGGGGCAATGGCGCCGTCGTCTTCTCGCGGCCGGTAGACTCTGATCACTTGTCAGCTGGGAGAGCGGCGATGCCGTACTCTGAGTCGAAGAGGACCAGCCCCGGCGGCCCGGACCCTCAGCACCATTAA
- the LOC124666507 gene encoding GDSL esterase/lipase At5g45920-like, giving the protein MRPSIVLFGDSITEESFGEGGWGAHLANHYSRSADVVLRGYSGYNTRWASLVAGRAIATLPRSAVAAVTVLFGANDASLPDRASAFQHVPLSEYKDNLRAICAVLRTRWPSAAVILIAPPPVNERGRVRYPYGGDVSGLPERTNEAAGRYARACVEVAKQSGLRVIDIWSRMQKFPGWETSFLRDDGLHLTPLGNRLLFEEVVFALRDANLSLEVLPADLPLCSDIDPNNAVKYFQE; this is encoded by the exons ATGAGGCCGTCGATCGTGCTGTTCGGCGACTCGATCACGGAGGAGTCGTTCGGGGAGGGCGGCTGGGGCGCGCACCTGGCCAACCACTACTCCCGCTCCGCCGACGTCGTCCTCCGCGGCTACAGCGGCTACAACACGCGCTGGGCCTCCCTCGTCGCCGGCCGCGCCATCGCCACCCTCCCCCGCTCCGCCGTCGCTGCCGTCACCGTCCTCTTCGGCGCCAACGACGCGTCCCTGCCCGACCGGGCCAGCGCGTTCCAGCACGTGCCCCTCTCGGAGTATAAGGACAACCTCCGCGCCATCTGCGCCGTGCTCCGCACGCGCTGGCCGTCGGCGGCGGTGATCCTCATCGCGCCGCCCCCCGTCAACGAGCGCGGCCGCGTCCGGTACCCCTACGGCGGCGACGTGTCGGGCCTGCCCGAGCGGACCAACGAGGCCGCCGGGCGGTACGCCCGCGCGTGCGTGGAGGTGGCGAAGCAGTCCGGGCTTCGGGTCATCGACATCTGGTCCAGGATGCAGAAGTTTCCCGGCTGGGAGACGTCCTTCCTCAG GGACGACGGGCTGCACCTGACGCCGCTGGGGAACCGGCTGCTGTTCGAGGAGGTGGTGTTCGCGCTGAGAGACGCCAATTTGAGTTTGGAGGTGCTGCCGGCTGACCTGCCGCTCTGCAGCGACATCGACCCCAACAACGCCGTCAAGTACTTCCAGGAGTGA